The DNA sequence CTACTTCGGCCAGGCGCAGGTGGAGAAGTGCGGCAACTGTGACACCTGCCTGGAACCACCGGAGTCGTGGGACGGCACGATCGCCGCGCAGAAACTGCTGTCGACGGTGCTGCGGCTGAAGCGGGAACGGAACCAGAAGTTCGGTGCCGGCCAGTCGATCGACATCCTGCTCGGCCGGCAGAACGAGAAGGTCGTCCAGCACGGCCACGACTCGCTGACCGTCTTCGGGATCGGCACCGAGTTGAGCGAGGCGCAGTGGCGGGGCGTGGTCCGGCAACTGCTGGCGCAGGGGCTGCTCGCCGTCGAGGGCGACTACGGCACGCTGGTGCTGACCGACGCGAGCGCCGAGGTGCTGGGCCGGCAACGGACGGTGATGATGCGCCGCGAACCGGAGCGGCCGGCGGCCGGCCGCACCCCGAAGCAGAAGGCAGACCGGAGCCCGGCGCAGGACCTGGACCCGGAGGCGACGAAGCTGTTCGAGCGGCTGCGGGCCTGGCGGGCCGCGACCGCGAAGGAGCAGGGCGTGCCGGCGTACGTCGTCTTCCACGACGCGACGCTGCGCCAGATCGCGGCCGACGCCCCGACGTCGCTGGCCGAACTCGGCCGGGTCAGCGGTGTCGGCGAGAACAAGCTGGCCAAGTACGGCCAGTCGATCCTGGAACTGCTCACGGGGTGACCGCGGACCCGCGCCGCGGCGGGCTGCGTCCGCTCGGTGACGTCGCGCTCGCGCTGGCCGTCGTCGTCGTGCTGTGGCTGCCGGCGCTGGCCTCCGCCGACGGGGCACGGCGGTGGGTCGGGGTGGGCCTGGCGGTCGTGGTCGTCGCCGGTACGGCGGTCCGGTGGCGGCTGCCGCTCGCGAGTGCGCCGGTGGTTGCCGTTGCGACACTGCTGGCCGCGGTCCTGGGCGTGACGGGTGATCCGTTCGTCGCCGCCGCGTGGGCGTTGTACCCGGCCGCCGTACGGTGGGGGTCGCGGTCGCCGTGGTTCCCGGTGGCGCTGTTCGTGGCGGTCGTGGCCGGTACGACGATGGTCGGCGCGCCCGCCACCGCCGCCGCGCTGGAGACGGTGCGGTACGTGACGGTGGGCGTCGCACTGCTGGCCGGGTCGTGGATCGTGGGCAGCATGGTCGGGCGTCAGGCGTGGGCGGCGGCGGAGACGGCGCGGGCGCGGGCCGAGCGGCGGGCGGCGGAGCAGCGGTTGCGGGTCGCCCGCGAGGTGCACGACGTCGTCGCGCACACGCTGGGCACGATCGGCATCGAGGCCGGGGTGGCCCGGCATGTCGCCGCGACGGGCCCGGAGGAGATGCGCCGGACGTTGACGTCCATCGAGTCGTCGGCCCGGCACGCCCTCGAACAGGTGCAGGGCCTGCTGCGTACCCTGCGTGACGAGGAGGACGCCGACCGGACACCGGCCCCGGGCCTGGCCGACCTGCCCGGCCTCGCCGAACGGGCGACACGCGCGGGATCGCCGACCACGGTCACGGTCACCGGCACCCCCGTACTCGGTGCCGCCAGGGAGTTGACGGTCTACCGGATCGTGCAGGAGGCGGTGACCAACGGTGTCCGGCACGCGCCGGGCGCGACCTGCCGGGTCGAGGTGCACGGCGGTCCCGCGGCAACCATCGTCACGGTCCGTGACACCGGGCCGGGCCGACCGGCCGGCCGCCCCGAGGGGAACGGCCTCGCCGGCATCCGGGAACGCGCGTCGCTGGCCGGCGGCAGCGCCGAGTTCGGCAACCACCCCGACGGCGGGTTCCAGGTGCGGGTGACCATTCCGACCGTGGGCCGTGATGACTGACGACGGGCCGGTGCGGGTCCTGGTCGCCGAGGACGTACCGCGGATCCGCGCCGCGCTGTGCACACTGGTCCGCAGCGACCCCGGCCTGCGACTGGTCGCCGACGCGGCGACCGGTTCCGACGCCGTACGGCTGGCCCGCGACCTGCGCCCCGACGTGGTGCTGATGGACATCCAGATGCCCGGCACCGACGGGCTGGCGGCGGCCCGCGCCATCCTCGACGGGACCGCCGCCACCCGGGTGCTGGTGCTGACGACGTTCGACACCGACGAGTACGTGTACGAGGCGCTGCGGATCGGGGCGTCCGGGTTCCTGCTGAAGAACGCGCCGCCGGAGGAGATCCTGCGCGGCATCCGGGTCGTGCACGCCGGCCACTCCATGCTGGCACCGGAGGTGACCGGCCGGCTGATCCGGGTGTTCGCCACCCGCCCGGCCCCGGTCACGCCCCGCCGGCTGATGCCGCCCGGTGTCGTGCTCTCCGCGCGGGAGATCGAGGTCGCCGGCCTGGTGGCACAGGGGCTGTCGAACGCCGAGATCGCCCGTGAGCTGTTCCTGAGTCCGGAGACCGTGAAGACGTACGTCAGCCGGATGCTGGCGAAGCTCGGCGTGCGGGACCGTACCCAGCTCGCCGTGCTGGCGGTGGAGGCGGGTCTGCTCCGTCCGTAGGTGTCAACTTTCGGGGGACACGGGCCACGGCCGCTCCTGTGACGCTGGCGGTCCACAGCGTTTCGGGAGCCGTTCGATGAGAATCCAGGTCGACCACCTGACCAAGAGACACCGCGGGAAGTACGCGATCCGCGACGTGAGTTTCACCGCCGAGCCCGGGCGGGTCACCGGCTTTCTCGGCCCGAACGGGGCCGGCAAGTCGTCGACGCTGCGCATCCTGCTCGGCCTCGACCGCGCCGACGCCGGCCGGGCCCTGTTCGACGGCGTCGAATACCGCCGGCTCAGGAACCCGCTGTGTACGGTCGGTTCGCTGATCGACGGCAGCGGGGCGCACCGGTCCCGTACGGCGCGGGCGCACCTGTCGTGGGTCGCCCGCAGCAACGGGATCCCGAAGCGCCGGGTCGACGAGGTGCTCGAGACGACCGGCCTGGCGGAGGCGGCCCGCCGGCCGGTGGGGCTCTTCTCCCTCGGCATGGGGCAGCGGCTCGGCCTGGCCACTGCCCTGCTCGGCGAGCCCGACGCGCTGGTGCTGGACGAACCGGTGAACGGGCTCGATCCCGACGGCATCCGGTGGGTCCGGACCTTCCTGCGGCGGTACGCGGCCGGCGGTCGCACCGTGCTGCTCTCCAGCCACCTCATGGGCGAGATGGCCGACACCGCCGACGACCTCGTCGTCATCAGCGCCGGGCGGATCGTCACGCGAGGTCCACTGGAGACGGTCACCGCCGGGCACGCCAGCCTGGAGGACGCCTTCTTCGCACTCACCGACGCCGGTGCGGCGCACCGGTCCGGCCGGGGAGGTTGACGGTGCCCGGCACTCTCGACGCGGAAAT is a window from the Polymorphospora rubra genome containing:
- a CDS encoding sensor histidine kinase encodes the protein MTADPRRGGLRPLGDVALALAVVVVLWLPALASADGARRWVGVGLAVVVVAGTAVRWRLPLASAPVVAVATLLAAVLGVTGDPFVAAAWALYPAAVRWGSRSPWFPVALFVAVVAGTTMVGAPATAAALETVRYVTVGVALLAGSWIVGSMVGRQAWAAAETARARAERRAAEQRLRVAREVHDVVAHTLGTIGIEAGVARHVAATGPEEMRRTLTSIESSARHALEQVQGLLRTLRDEEDADRTPAPGLADLPGLAERATRAGSPTTVTVTGTPVLGAARELTVYRIVQEAVTNGVRHAPGATCRVEVHGGPAATIVTVRDTGPGRPAGRPEGNGLAGIRERASLAGGSAEFGNHPDGGFQVRVTIPTVGRDD
- a CDS encoding response regulator codes for the protein MTDDGPVRVLVAEDVPRIRAALCTLVRSDPGLRLVADAATGSDAVRLARDLRPDVVLMDIQMPGTDGLAAARAILDGTAATRVLVLTTFDTDEYVYEALRIGASGFLLKNAPPEEILRGIRVVHAGHSMLAPEVTGRLIRVFATRPAPVTPRRLMPPGVVLSAREIEVAGLVAQGLSNAEIARELFLSPETVKTYVSRMLAKLGVRDRTQLAVLAVEAGLLRP
- a CDS encoding ATP-binding cassette domain-containing protein, whose amino-acid sequence is MRIQVDHLTKRHRGKYAIRDVSFTAEPGRVTGFLGPNGAGKSSTLRILLGLDRADAGRALFDGVEYRRLRNPLCTVGSLIDGSGAHRSRTARAHLSWVARSNGIPKRRVDEVLETTGLAEAARRPVGLFSLGMGQRLGLATALLGEPDALVLDEPVNGLDPDGIRWVRTFLRRYAAGGRTVLLSSHLMGEMADTADDLVVISAGRIVTRGPLETVTAGHASLEDAFFALTDAGAAHRSGRGG